The DNA sequence GGAAGGCCCGGCCACCCCTTTTCGGCGTCTCACATACCGGTATGGCGTTCCTGATAATTGAGATGTCTGAGATCTTTGGGTGACCCGCACCGTGCACGCGCCCCTCCCGTGCGGGGGACGCGTGGCGTCGTGCGGGCCGTCGGCGCACGCCTCCGACGGCCGTTCTACCCGGAAAGACCGTGAAATGCCCGCACCCACCACCAGTCCGGCCCCGGCCCCCGTCAACTCGCGGTCCCGCGTCCTCATCGCGAGCCTCATCGGCACGACGATCGAGTTCTACGACTTCTACATCTACGCGACCGCCGCCGTCCTGGTCTTCCCCACGCTCTTCTTCCCGAGCAGCGACCCGACCACGGCGCTGCTGTCGTCGTTCGCGGTGTTCGGCGCCGCGATGGTCGCCCGCCCGATCGGCGCCGTGGTCTTCGGACACCTCGGCGACCGGCTCGGACGCAAGGGAACGCTGGTGGCCTCGCTCCTCACCATGGGCATCGCCACCTTCCTGATCGGTGTGCTGCCCACCTACGAGCAGGCCGGCTGGATCGCCACCGCGCTGCTGGTGCTGATGCGGCTCGCGCAGGGCTTCGCCCTCGGCGGTGAGTGGAGCGGCGCCGCCCTGATCGCCACCGAGAACGCCCCGCGCGGCAAGCGCGCCCTCTACGGCACCTTCCCGCAGCTGGGCGCACCGCTCGGCTTCATCATCGGCAACGGCCTCTTCCTGATCATCGGCGCGCTGCTGCCGTCCGCGGCGGGCGCCGACCCGTCGCAGCCCTCGGAGGCCTTCCTGACGTGGGGCTGGCGCGTGCCGTTCCTGTTCTCCGCGGTGATGGTCGCGATCGGCCTGTGGGTGCGGATGCGGCTCGTGGAGTCGACGGTCTTCGCCAGGACCCGGGAGGCTGGTCTGGTGCGGAAGCTGCCGCTGGCCACCGTCTTCCGCAACCACTGGAAGCAGCTGGTCCTGGGCACCTTCTTCATGCTGGCGACGTACGTGCTCTTCTACCTGATGACCACGTTCTCGCTGAGCTACGGCCGCACGCCCGAGGACGCCGCCGTGCCCGG is a window from the Streptomyces capillispiralis genome containing:
- a CDS encoding MFS transporter; translated protein: MPAPTTSPAPAPVNSRSRVLIASLIGTTIEFYDFYIYATAAVLVFPTLFFPSSDPTTALLSSFAVFGAAMVARPIGAVVFGHLGDRLGRKGTLVASLLTMGIATFLIGVLPTYEQAGWIATALLVLMRLAQGFALGGEWSGAALIATENAPRGKRALYGTFPQLGAPLGFIIGNGLFLIIGALLPSAAGADPSQPSEAFLTWGWRVPFLFSAVMVAIGLWVRMRLVESTVFARTREAGLVRKLPLATVFRNHWKQLVLGTFFMLATYVLFYLMTTFSLSYGRTPEDAAVPGLGYSYTTFVLMMIFGVLFFAVFTLVSGPLADKYGRRGTLILVTAGILVFGLAWVPLIGLGTLGVVLWLVLGFTLMGMTFGPMGALLPELFPTSVRYTGSGISYNVSSILGAAVAPFIAVALWEAGDGSPWLVGVYLSAMALLTLVALLLGKETKDVTLDEGEAPTAPALDEDRAATASS